A stretch of the Vitis riparia cultivar Riparia Gloire de Montpellier isolate 1030 chromosome 13, EGFV_Vit.rip_1.0, whole genome shotgun sequence genome encodes the following:
- the LOC117928788 gene encoding GATA transcription factor 8-like: protein MIGPNFMDEIDCGSFFDHIDDLLEFPPEDVSGGLMGGDCNSFPSIWTNASDPLAGPDSVFSGPNSNSNSDLSAELSVPYEDIVQLEWLSNFVEDSFSGGSIGLNKEDGSIVKDSPHHQFQTSSPVSVLESSSSCSGGGGKTIPLSPNHRGAQRARSKRPRPATFNPRPAIQLISPTSSVTESPQPVLVPKVSSDSENYAESSPLKKMPKPAAAEHKKKKKMKLSLPLGPVEMNQNPPAQAVRKCMHCEITKTPQWRAGPMGPKTLCNACGVRYKSGRLFPEYRPAASPTFVPALHSNSHKKVIEMRNKACENTAMTASAPTGTTSPPELIPNSSVSLDYL, encoded by the exons ATGATTGGGCCTAACTTCATGGACGAGATAGATTGCGGCAGCTTCTTCGACCACATCGACGACTTGCTCGAATTCCCTCCCGAGGACGTTTCCGGCGGCCTCATGGGCGGGGACTGCAACTCCTTCCCCAGCATTTGGACAAACGCATCGGACCCATTGGCGGGACCGGACTCGGTGTTCTCCGGTCCCAACAGCAACAGCAATTCCGACCTCTCGGCGGAGCTCTCCGTTCCG TATGAGGACATCGTTCAGCTCGAGTGGCTTTCAAACTTTGTTGAGGATTCCTTCTCTGGTGGAAGTATCGGCCTCAACAAAGAAGATGGCTCCATTGTTAAGGACTCGCCCCATCATCAGTTTCAGACATCCAGCCCGGTTTCTGTGCTGGAAAGCAGCAGCTCCTGCTCAGGAGGGGGAGGGAAGACTATACCGCTCAGCCCCAATCATCGTGGGGCTCAACGTGCCCGCAGCAAGCGTCCTCGCCCTGCGACCTTTAACCCTCGCCCTGCCATTCAGCTTATCTCCCCAACCTCGTCTGTTACCGAATCACCACAGCCGGTCCTTGTCCCTAAAGTGTCTTCTGACTCTGAGAATTACGCAGAGTCTTCTCCTTTGAAGAAGATGCCAAAACCGGCTGCAGCAGaacataagaagaaaaagaagatgaagcTGTCGCTTCCACTGGGTCCTGTGGAGATGAACCAAAATCCACCCGCACAAGCAGTTAGGAAATGCATGCATTGTGAGATAACAAAGACACCACAATGGAGGGCAGGCCCAATGGGGCCAAAAACCCTATGCAACGCCTGTGGTGTTCGCTACAAGTCAGGTCGGCTCTTCCCAGAATACCGGCCTGCAGCAAGTCCTACGTTTGTCCCCGCATTGCACTCCAATTCTCACAAGAAGGTAATCGAGATGAGGAACAAAGCTTGTGAAAACACTGCAATGACTGCAAGCGCACCAACGGGGACCACCTCCCCACCGGAGCTCATTCCAAATAGCAGTGTTTCATTGGATTATCTGTGA